aaatgaagaaaatagtAGAAGATTATGCATAATCCTTCGTCGTGGCCAGCGAGGACTCCCAATGCTCGCGCGTGTCCGCGTCGAGCAGTCGGACGAGGATGGTGAGGAGGAAGCAATTATGGACGTCCTCCAGTCCGAACGAGCGGAGCGCTTGCTGCGTCTCCTGGATGATATTCACCATCTTCAGGAGCGAGGCCGCCTTGCGCATTTTCATCGGCTTGAGGTTGGCAAGCCGATCCATGTGCGACTGCACGTTTAGCCGCTTGTTATCATAGCGGCCATCAAGCAGCCCACGCACACAGAAATCGTTCAGCCCACGCAACCAGTacacgcagaccacggaccACGCTTTTAGCAACGgcactcgcaagagtgcacACTGACCTCGCAGTGCAGCAAGTAAGAATACTCATTGATTCAGGCTCTGAAGTCTCGTTGATTTCAGAGTCATTAGTAACGCAGCTCAGACTCAGAAGACAACGCTCCTCATTGGATGTCCACGgagttggtggagcaaggacctCGCAGACGAATGGAGTGGTCAATATTACCCTCCATTCAAATTACAGACCACTCTCAGTCACCATTCAAGCACATGTGCTGACGAAGGTGACCACTTGCTTACCATCCGAACCACCAGCTCGTCCAACGCTGCCATCGCATCTGGAGAAATTGAATCTAGCAGATCCGCAATTTCTCGTCTCCAGACCGGTGGACATTATTCTCGGAGCCGACGCATacgggcaagtcatcaagCCAAACATCATCCGGAACGCTTCAAcaccgttgatcgctcaactttcgatcttcggttggctcgtaatcgggcccctcgagggcaTTCAGACCATTCGCAGGACCTCTCATCAGGTGACGGTCAGTAACACCGATTGCCAGTTGGGTGAGTTACTCAGCCGTttctggacgcaggaagagccaCCGCAGGACACGGCACCCTTGCTCACACCAGAAgagcaagagtgcgaagatcatttTCAGACCACGCATTCGCGAGACTCCTCAGGAAgcatcgtgcgattgccgctcAAACTCCATCCACGAGCACTTGGCAATTCATACCAGACGGCGCACCATTGTCTTCAGAGGACACTCCGACGATTCAGCAAGGACGCTCAGTACAAAcagctgtacaccaagttcatgctcGAATATGAGCAGCTTGGTCACatggtaagactgaacaaTGACTCAATAATCagtccgtttcagtactttcttccgcaCCATGGCGTTCTCAAGTTGGGCAGCACGACCACCGCCTTGCGAGTGGTGTTCAATGGCTCCAGCCCAACTTCTTCCGGACACGCATTAAATGATCTTCTCCACACCGGTCCGAACCTTATGCTGAACATCGCAGATCTGCTCATCTGGATACGCAGATTcaaacatctgtttgcaacCGACATCACGAAGATGTATCGCCAAATCAAGGTGCATCCGGAGGACTGGAGCTTGCAGCAGATACTCTGGCTTGATGAAACTCAACAGGAAACgcagtaccagctgaccacggtcacATACGGAACGAAAGCTGCACCGTACCTAGCCGTGAGAACACTCTTGCAACTCGCTGACGATGAAGGGTGGAAATATCCCCTTGCCGTCGAACCCATCAAAAATGGCAGGTACGTCGATGACATTTTTGGTGGCGCAGATACCGCAGACCATCTACAGGATGTTGCAAGTCAGCTGACGCAACTTTGCCAAGCGGGTGGATTTCCGTTGGCAAAATGGCACTCTACCAGCAAGTCGTTGCTTGACGTCCTCGCAGATAATCAGAACAACGCATCAATTTCGTTTGACGACTGCGAAACCAAGATTCTCGGAATCAAATGGACACCGCATGAAGACGCATTCAATTTCGCAACCATATCAGCTACTCAACGCACGCAGTTCACGAAACGCCTCGTCCTCTCAGAAGTAGCACAACTATTTAATCCtctcggttttgttgcacctgtaGTTATTAGAGCCAAAATTCTCATTCAAGAGCTCTAGTTACAGGAACTCGGCTGGGACGACCTGCTGCCTCTTTCAATTACAAATCGCTGGCTCAGCATCAGAGAAGATTTAACGCGCCTGGCCAGGCTATCCATTCcacgatggttcaacacatTGACCACGTCAACAGTTGAGCTACATGGTTTCTCAGATGCTTCTGTCCTCGCAATGGCAGCCGTCGTCTATCTCGTTGTCCACGCACCGTCCACGGGTACCCACACTTCTCTCatctgctcgaaaacgcgagtgacaccactcaaaCGTCTGACCATCCCGAGGTTGGAACTCACAGCAGCGCTGCTACTCTCTAAACTGATGCGGCATGTTCACGCTACTTTGAACATGCCCGTTTCTCAGACATTTATGTGGGCGGACTCAGAAGTTACGCTGGCTTGGATCAAGacgcacccctccaaatggaaggattacgtacgcaacagggtaatccaaatccaggagatcacgcagaactttcactggaggcatgtaccaggatcatcgaatccGGCTGACTGCGTgtcaagaggcatgacgacAGATCAGCTACAGCAGCACTCGCTTTGGTGGACGGGACCACCGTGGCTCACGCAAACGCAGAACGCGTGGCCCAAGCAGACCAGTGCCGATGCAGACGAGTTGGGCGCCCCAGAAGCTCGTGCTGTCGTCGCACTCCACACGGCAAACgcagtaaaagaatattcatgggagttaatctataaatattcttcctttaACAGATTACGCAGAATCACCGCTCTCtgcctcaaattcgtggacaagctgttcAAACGACAAGATGCTTCGCCCACGCTTCTCATCACCgcagctgatatggaaagggccagaatttactggattcaggccacgcaGTCTACGTTCTTCAAAGACGAACCCGCTGCACTCGCAAAGGGAACAACGCTTCCGTCTACGCATCCTTTCACGAGGCTCACGGCTTACCTCGACCATCAGGGAATCGCCAGGGTAGGCGGGCGCCTCCAACATTCAGAACTTTCGCACGAGGGTAAACACCCGGTAATTTTGCCTCGTGATTCGAGACTGTCAACGCTTCTCATCGACCACGCTCATCATCAGACCATGCACGGAGGTACGCAATCCACTCTTGCCtttctcagacaacgctactggatcatcggtggacgagctccagtaaaaacgcatatcctgcggtgtgtgaagtgtgctcggcagagggggatccgtgcccatcaactgatgggctaactacctctttgtcgagtcactccatcacgcccgttcacccacacaggggtggactacgcaggaccgctcacgctgaaaacttggaagggaagaggagccaagacgcagaaagggtggatttgCGTATTTGTGTGCTTCGCAACATCCGCCGTGCACTTGGAAGTTGTTTCTGACTACTCGACAGACGCCTTCATCGCA
This region of Osmia bicornis bicornis chromosome 5, iOsmBic2.1, whole genome shotgun sequence genomic DNA includes:
- the LOC123987759 gene encoding uncharacterized protein LOC123987759, with the translated sequence MAGTFDIESLVTQLRLRRQRSSLDVHGVGGARTSQTNGVVNITLHSNYRPLSVTIQAHVLTKVTTCLPSEPPARPTLPSHLEKLNLADPQFLVSRPVDIILGADAYGTSHQVTVSNTDCQLGELLSRFWTQEEPPQDTAPLLTPEEQECEDHFQTTHSRDSSGSIVRLPLKLHPRALGNSYQTAHHCLQRTLRRFSKDAQYKQLYTKFMLEYEQLGHMVRLNNDSIISPFQYFLPHHGVLKLGSTTTALRVVFNGSSPTSSGHALNDLLHTGPNLMLNIADLLIWIRRFKHLFATDITKMYRQIKVHPEDWSLQQILWLDETQQETQYQLTTVTYGTKAAPYLAVRTLLQLADDEGWKYPLAVEPIKNGRYVDDIFGGADTADHLQDVASQLTQLCQAGGFPLAKWHSTSKSLLDVLADNQNNASISFDDCETKILGIKWTPHEDAFNFATISATQRTQFTKRLVLSEVAQLFNPLGFVAPVVIRAKILIQEL